The genomic stretch TTGAATTTAAagttttctttaaaaaaatggtCTTACTTGATTACGCGATATATCATTGAATTATGGGTATTTAAATAAATGGCGTGGGAACCTTTAGAAAAAGGCATTTCCATAACCCAATCTAAAACAATAGTCTTTCATAAAAAGATGCTGGAATACTACTATTTATGAACTTGtccatatatatacacattatGCACACACGCATTTCATTAAGGGCAATAATCATATTCATAATCATAATATGTGAGTAGTTTTGTGCTTTACTTCAATTGTTTTACTCTCATCTTCAGAAACGTTTTGAACTATTGATGTAATTAAAAATCATGATACAAAAATAAAGtaaacaattaaatattgaatATTACTAAAAGTTTGAGGGAATAATTATCATATACCTCACAGTTCACTagataaatttttgaaaacttaaggaataattataataaaatacacaaactttcagtcattttctattttactcGCAATTAAAACCCTAACtataatatatatagtagtTTTAGCATTACAGGTCGCACTCACACGCGGACGTCCGCTTGGTGCGCCCTAATATTTACTCATGGTAATACAATACAATTATGATGGATAATTGCACAATACATACAAAGTGTTTTGAACTTAGTTTCATATTGGGACAAAATGTTTGATGAGCATAattatacaaaaagtttcattcgcattttaatttaatacattatgtcatactccctccgttccatagtaatagaggcGTTTCTATTcagcacgaagattaagaaaaattgtgttaggtgaattaagtaaatggagaataaagtggaaaatgaaaaaggtagagagatgaagagagtataaagtaagagagagtaaaatatgcgtggagaaatgtgttgacttttactaaaaaagggaaatgactctattgctatggaacgtaccaaaatggtaaaatgactctattacgatggaacagatggagtatatgtttgAACGTGGTTAACTCTTTACATCTTTACATGAAATAAACATGAATTTTTTGTACCAATGTAAAACAACGATAAATTTTTTATACCAATGTGAAATAATGATGAAAGATTTTATAATCCATTTATACAAAGAGTTAACAAcatccaaacaaaaaaaataacgaaatatactaaaatacaaTACAATTGAAACTTTTTGTTAAGCTCTATGTAAACTTCTAACTCATCAAATATGATAAATTAACTCATCCATATATCTAGTACCTGGAATGAATGATATGGATCCATATGCttatttcaattcaatttttgtttttgtccttttttttttcttttaaggCACCCACTTCTACTTTTATATCCCAATGAGTGAAAAGAATCAAACCTACGCAAAAAAGTCCGTCTGCAACTTCGATGACAACTGTCAATCTAGAAAAAAATGCATCCCACTTCACCCCATACTATATCAAACTTATTATTTGAACTAAATATATACTATTACTATACGTAAATTAATCTCTAGCTTGTAGCAAAAGTAAAATATTCAATAATATACACAATTGAAAAGGAGTCATCCCTAACTACACACACAAACAATTCCACCTTTTTTTCTTGATAAGGTATATAAGCTATAGCAATGAATGCATCTCCTCTCAACTCACCAcataaattttcttttctttttccttttctttttccagCCAGCTCCATTGCCAAATATATAGACGAAAACACATTATATTTTTAGCCCtcttttcacacacacacatctctttctccaaaagaaaaaaaaaatgatatcACACACACTGAATGTGCTGCTGCAACAGTAGTATTATAGTTTTCTGATGACTTGCAGTACTGAAATGGCCTTCTTCCACCCCAATTTCATGCTGCAAACTCCCCATCAAGATCATGATCACACACATCCCTCTACATCTCTACCTCCCTTGATCCCTTCCTCCACTCCTCAAGATCAATATCATGGTAACTACTTAAATCCTTATTCATCATTGCTAGTTTGCTATCATTATTTTCTGGTgtttttttcaagaaaatcaTAAAAGTGAAAAAAGATGACAACTTTTTGACCATATCGATGAATCTTGAAAAACCCATTTCCACTTTTGGAAAACAAGGTctttaatcacatttttttcaataaaaattaaGGGCTTAATTTGGGAAGGTGCAGGTGTGGCTTCATTGCTAGGGAAGAGATCAAACGGGCCTTTCTCGGGCCTCGACGCGTGCGAAGAGATGAACCATCACGGCGAGGATGAATTATCCGACGACGGATCGCAGGTTGGGGAGAAAAAGAGGAGACTCAATTTGGAGCAAGTGAAAACTCTTGAGAAAAATTTCGAGCTGGGGAACAAGCTTGAGCCCGAAAGGAAAATGCAGCTGGCCCGGGCCCTCGGGCTTCAGCCCAGGCAGATTGCCATATGGTTTCAGAATAGAAGGGCCCGTTGGAAAACAAAGCAATTGGAGAAAGATTATGATATTCTCAAGAGACAGTTTGATGCTGTCAAGGCAGAAAATGATGCCCTTCAAGCCCACAACCATAAACTTCTTGCTGaggtaaattatttaattaattacttgttTTGTTAAATTATTGTATGAATATGACTATGCATGCTTTATTGTTcatgtttaatttaatttttccatTGATCATAATCCCTTAAATATGGATTTTAGTTGTTGTAGTAAAATCTTGGTTATGAAATCTATTCAGTTTGTAACTATTTCCATCTTCTTATTCcattaaattgaaataattaaaactgaaattttaattatttttgtaggtTATGAAGTCTATGCAGTTTGCAATGATTTCTGAGCCAATCTTTCTAATTATGTTAAACTGATTAGAataatcacatcaacaaagctTTATTTTTAGCatagtaattaaattgaaatcaTATATGCAGATAATGGCGCTGAAAACAAGGGAGACAACTGATTTATCTATAAATCTGAACAAAGAAACAGAAGGGTCGTGCAGTAATAGAAGCGAAAACAGCTCGGAAATAAAGCTCGACATCTCTAGAGCTCCAGCCATCGACAGCCCGATGGCAACGAGGCCCAGGCCGATGCCAATGGGCAGGCCCAATGGCGTGGCGCAGCTCTTCCACAAGCCCGAAATTCAGGGCCCGAAATTGGACCAACAAAGTGTTAAGGAAGAGAGCCTTTGCAACATGTTTTGTGGGATGGATGATCAAGCAGGGTTTTGGCCATGGCTAGACCaacaaaatttcaattaaaatttcgaatttgaatttaatattttcatcAAGTATGATGAACTATATTAAAATTTCTTGTTTTGATACGTTTAGGTTAATTTTGTTGTACAAAGTAGTAGTGATGTGTTTTCGATGAGGCCAAATGTTGATGGAGGTAATTTTAATGAAGGAATGTGGTTTTTTTCTCTTTGTAAAACATTATTCTGTACACTATATATACTGATATATAGACTTTTTCACACAAAATTAGTCCACAGTGTTGATACATTGATTTTTGTTGAAGCAACCAtccaaaataacaataatacaTTGTATTTCGTAGTAGCATTGATCATGCTGTTGCTATCACTATAACCACAATCCATCATTATTGAGAAGATATATCATATGAAGTTGAAATTTTTGGAAATTGTATcttgagagagagaatgaagCACACATTTCAAGGGGAGGGATGGGGAAGATGCCAAATAGATGTAAGATTAATAGAAGAAAACTAGAAGAGGTGATTGTATTTGTGGTGAAGGGGCGAGTTGGTTCTTGGTTATGGTGACAAGTGACAAGAAAGTGGGGTATGGAATCTTataaaaatactagtaatatgtAACCACCACTTTTTTCCAATTTGGCTTTGAGTTTTTTCTactctttctcttcttttcatTTTGCCTTTGTTTTAGCAAGCATTCATGTGACCTTTACTATCACCCACACCCCCACCCAATAAACACtttctttaaattttcataTTGTTCATGTAGTAGACACCATATGCACACTTcaaatgaataataataataatattataggATTAATATAGAAAAGTGTTATTTTTACTTGGGGAATGGAGAGTGGTGGTGTTTTAATATAAGTACTAGGTAGGATTGAGGATTTAAGATGTTATTAGGTTTGAatccttattttattttaatagacAGTTTTTATGTAATGTGAGCATAACTGCAtagcaaaaacaaaaaaaaacatagctCATTATTACAAAGTGTCAAAtgtatttaattacatttttatgTCAAGAAACTACTACATAATTATAAGTAATATTCTAATTGCATAGTGTCATACTGTCATGCGTTATTTGTAGTATCATATTTATATCAGGAAACCTATTTTTTCCTTATGCATTACTCCtagtttttaaatgaatttaagAGGACAGCAAATAATGAGTAATGTATAGATGGAAAAGGAGAATCAATCTGGGATCATGTGCACAAGCTAATACAAAATTAATGGTGTGACAGTTTCAGAGATCGATAAGATGCCATCCCATGaagtataataaaataatttattcataCAAATATACAACGAATCAGTATTGTTTAGTTAAACAGACCTCTTTTAAGTGGCCACATGCATTCTGATCCCATGCCAGAAATAAACAGGGAAACTTTATCTGCATCATCGGTTTTGCAGAAAAATCTTCACAAAATTTACCCTAGATTCGTACAGTCAATAAAGAATTAAAGGTGAAAAcataaataaagaaaagaaaaagtagattTATGAGTTTAGTAAAAATATGTGTAACGGCCTCCCAAAAATCGCACATACATGTATGTTGTGGCAACAATTTAGCTATTAAAGAAAGAAGTTTACAATGATAAATAGCGACAAGTTTTATTATTGCAAGCCAAAGCATGTGGTCAGCATAATTTATAAAAGGTCAACGAATCTCAATGATTGTTTAATGGATCATCAACTCGCTGAATTTCCATGTACTACACTTTGGAAAATATTCTGGGATTTtccatataattttaaataggAGTATGTATCAAGATGGAGCAGATATAAAGTTGGAGTTAACTAGTTATTGGGCCAATGAATGCAGTCCCTTGCTACTTATCAATGGAAAGCCCAACTATCAATACAAGGAAACCCCTGTTAAAGCCCAAATATCTGTGCTGGGCTGGGCTGCAGTTCTGTGGAATTAATGTTTAAGAGATTATCAAAATCCATTCATCCCACCACTTTTAAAAATAGCTAATTATATTATATAGACTACACTTTTGATCATttttccaattattttattgatttggATCTTAAAAAAATCATGGAAACCAATATCCCCGAATTTTATGTAAATTCAATAGagtaattgaaaaaaaaatgatataatcATGTACTTTCGttgttttgaaaaatattagaattaaaaagaaataaaaaaaagaaaaaagagagaagccAAAAATGAGGCACGTGAGCAAGTGACAGCCACTGAAAATTGAGACATCCGCAAAACGTATCTTCAACTCTCCCCCCATCCAATATCCACAATTAACGGATAACAAGACAAGGCGATGGCCgccgcctccacctccaccgtTCCCCTCTCCACCACCATCAATACATCCCACCGCCACTCCCCCATACTACGCATCACCCAATTACCCCGTCGCCCAATCACGAAGCTCCACGTGTCATCCTCAGAAGCGACTGCGGCGGCAACCACAAAAAAGAAGGAAGAGAGCATATTCTTCGACGGCGGGGCCCACTACGGCGACCTGGTGGCGAACCTGGTCCTGGGGTTCACTCTGGTGTGGCTGCCGCTGAGCCTGGCCGCCGTGTTCCGGGCGTTCTTCCTCCGCTACAGGTTCACCGACGTGAGGGTGACCGTGATTTCCGGGCTGACCGGCCAGGACAGGAGCGACTTCTCGTACGAGGTTGTCAAAGATGTGCAGGTCGTTCCCAGATTTATTGGGGAGTGGGGTGACGTCATCATCACCTTGAAAGATGGAACCAAGGTTGATCTCCGGAGTGTCCCCAAGTTTAGGGAGATTGCCAAATACTGCTTGTCTATGGCTGATAAACAAACTGCTTAAAcctttttcttctattttctcACCTTAATTCATCAATCtacattttgttatctattgtATTATATATGCTGTGTGCTACATTTGTTATAAATTGATTTTATGCTCATACTCCAAGATCATATATATTTGCTGTCTGGATTGACTAGGTTCTATCCTTTGTGTAGTAGTACTAACAATTCATGTAAAAGGTTTATAAGGGTGCATTTTAAAAGACACCATTGAAAGGAAGCTAGACCTAAGACCTAAGTAAGTTTAATTCACCATCAAGAATATGATTATGATTGGATATGATAATAGTGGTCAAAAGCTCTATAGCAACCAATCTACCCAAAACTAATAGTAATAGTACATTAGGCAATAAACCAGTAACCTAGGTGGAGACTTTTTGTAATCTAATCTAGGTGTTTAATCTTTGGATTAAaaattatcaattaattaaaagacAAAAGTGCCACTAACCGTTTTCATTTACAAAATACTAAGGATTAATTATAGTTTCTATCCTTACTCAAACTTATCATAATCTTcgcaaaatattaattttaaattcaatCTTTCAAACTTTATCAAAACTATTACCTTATTCAATTTCAGCAACACATTAATGACATGGCATGCCGGAGGTTTATGTAAAATGAGGTAGGCAAAATTTTTTCTTTGAGAAATGACACACCAATATGATATTGGAAATTGAATTactatttgataaaagttaaaAACTACAATTATGCAATCCCCATTAATTCACATAAGACTACATGCATTaggattctcatcgctaaaaagCTGCGGGGCATGGCTGGGTCCGTATGCATAAGTGTTGTAGTTGAACTGACCCGACTCGTATACTATCGGGTATGGATACGGGTACGGATATTGGTTCAAGACTTGGACTTGCATTTTGTTATTATCCCCGCCGCCTGCCTTCCCTCCGCCATCTCCACCTCCACTCTTTCCCTTGTCGCCGCCACCTTTCCCTTTCTCGCCCCCAGGATTCTCCTTCTTGGCCGGCACGACTTGCACATCCCTCTTCAAATTCTTCTTCAGCGCCTCGGCTAACGCCTTCATGTCTACTACTCCGGTGACTGTCACAATCTCCTTCTGCTTGTCGATCTTCATGTCTTTGTAACCTATAAACTCCAATGCACACATCAGCAACCGTAAATGAGAGTATAAATTTAAAGGTTGCTCGACAATGGACTCGAACCTAAGACTTTTGGCCTACCGCTGGGCCAACATAAACACTATCAATTTGATGTTTTTATTTAAGAGATAGTTGGAAGTCTCACCTTTGGTCTTCATTAtgattttttggattttctggATGCAGCCCTCGCAATGTAAGTGCACCGTCAACTGCGTCGTTGTTACAGAAGGCTGCCAATTGTCGGAAAAATCACaaagtttgatcaaattttggtCCATACCACAACTTTCAAATATAGTCAATTGTACCATAATTTTTTCTCAGACGGGTATTGATCAACGACTAACGTACCTCTTTGTCCTTGGACTTTTTCTCATCGGATTTATTGGCGTTGTTTTTATCTTGTGGTggttccttcttcttctcggcattgtcttccttcttcttctcgccATTCCTGGCCTTGTCTTTGTCTTTGTCTTTGTCGTCCCCTTTTTTGGCCTTGGGAGTAACCACTTCAACCTTCTTGAGAGTCTTCTTCTCCACCCTTTCCCGGAGCTTAGCTGGTTCCATCTTCCCTACGACGGTGATCTGTCCGTTGGCGATATCAGCCGTCTCCACACCTATTCACACAACAACTTAttcaataaaacaaaaaaatatatattactaccAAGAGAAGAAAATCCAGTTATAAATTCACCTTCGAAAGTGCGAATACACTTCAAAATCTTGGAAGTGCAGCCTTGGCAATGCAGGTCGGTCTTGAGCACGACGGTGGCGTTTCCTCCgctctctttcttcttgctcTCGCTTCCATCCTCCTCCTTATGCTGCTCGCCATTGCTCTTTTTGTTCTTCTGCGAAAACAAATaatcaaattaatcaaaaaaaaaatcgatggCAAAACCGGAAGATGTTGATTATTTTGTTTACCTCACTCATTGTAAACGATTCAATTTGTTTTTAGTCTCACTTTGccttttaaaataaagaaaaatggtGATCCAAGTAAGAATCTGTGAATTTAGTAACCGATTTTAAGACTAGTGTGTGATGATGATAGAGGTTTTATATGATGCACAATAAAACGTACTACTGTTATGAAATTTATCGAGACCTAGTTATTGATATATAAAAGAGTTAGAGTGGATATATAAtatgtttatttatattaatcttATTCATTCGGTTTTTcacatttataattaaatatgatgtGCAATTTGTTTATATAATTAATCTATACTCTATACAAAATGTGGGTTTTGGcattaatttgaatatttatgtaTTCTAGgttttaatttgaatatttttgaatttatttttaaaaataaattttgattaatattttaatgttGTAGTAGTTACAATTTAGGATATTTTTTAGATAAATGTGAATTAATGtttgaataaataattaatgggGTGGTTACAATCTAATTCctttaattcaattaatttatattttaatattaaatagatTTGCGTTACATAGCCTCAGCATTTGTATATGTACATTTTTTTCTCATAACTTATAAGAAATCAAGAATTGTAACGGtcacattattaaaaaaattgatggcCAAATTTTTTAAATCTACCATTTCACTAAATAATGACTCAAATTATTACCtctctattttaaaaatagcatTTTTTTTTAGTCCATCTCTTAGAAATAGAAATtttcaaactttctattttggaaaaatCTTTAAACCCCATATACATCAATTCATTTACCACTTATACCACTACAATAAAGTGGACCCAACAATCCACTAACGTTAATtctattactttttctcttattctctcttactttaccaacttttcttttcttctctcttattttaccaattgtgcattaaaactcgtaccttttcaaatgtttctattttaaaaatacagaggtagtatatattagtaatatttatttCAGTTGTTATTGATGAGCTAgataaatgtatttttatttctatggTATGgtagatatatatattttttacttcattcgtcccataaaaatatgtacacttttcattttcttccatcctataaaaatataggCATTTCTACTTATAGAAAGTTGTCTCTAGCCCATtactcatatacatcaatttatttacaacttataccactatggTTCACCATCACAACTatttaaacactaataataatatgggtCTCACTATCCGCTAACATTACTTTAACTACATTTAtcatcctctctcttactttagcaCCTGTGATTAAAAATTGAAGATAATTTATAACAGAAGTATTTAGGAATAAAtagaatatataagaaaattgtAGAGAATTctagaagagaaaaaatagtatgAAAACTTTAGAACAAACACATATGTAGTCTATATATATGCCTAAAATATTTTGTAGATGTTAACTtttgcaaagcttagttttttttagttttaaaattcAAGTAATGATAAAGTGATATATTGCATTAGTTTTCGTAAATTAATTGAAGTCGCACGGAAGTAGATCTAGTTATGTTTAAAGGTGAAGGTGTTTAAC from Salvia splendens isolate huo1 chromosome 4, SspV2, whole genome shotgun sequence encodes the following:
- the LOC121801593 gene encoding homeobox-leucine zipper protein ATHB-13-like isoform X1, which gives rise to MTCSTEMAFFHPNFMLQTPHQDHDHTHPSTSLPPLIPSSTPQDQYHGAGVASLLGKRSNGPFSGLDACEEMNHHGEDELSDDGSQVGEKKRRLNLEQVKTLEKNFELGNKLEPERKMQLARALGLQPRQIAIWFQNRRARWKTKQLEKDYDILKRQFDAVKAENDALQAHNHKLLAEIMALKTRETTDLSINLNKETEGSCSNRSENSSEIKLDISRAPAIDSPMATRPRPMPMGRPNGVAQLFHKPEIQGPKLDQQSVKEESLCNMFCGMDDQAGFWPWLDQQNFN
- the LOC121801593 gene encoding homeobox-leucine zipper protein ATHB-13-like isoform X2, which encodes MTCSTEMAFFHPNFMLQTPHQDHDHTHPSTSLPPLIPSSTPQDQYHGVASLLGKRSNGPFSGLDACEEMNHHGEDELSDDGSQVGEKKRRLNLEQVKTLEKNFELGNKLEPERKMQLARALGLQPRQIAIWFQNRRARWKTKQLEKDYDILKRQFDAVKAENDALQAHNHKLLAEIMALKTRETTDLSINLNKETEGSCSNRSENSSEIKLDISRAPAIDSPMATRPRPMPMGRPNGVAQLFHKPEIQGPKLDQQSVKEESLCNMFCGMDDQAGFWPWLDQQNFN
- the LOC121798607 gene encoding uncharacterized protein LOC121798607, producing MAAASTSTVPLSTTINTSHRHSPILRITQLPRRPITKLHVSSSEATAAATTKKKEESIFFDGGAHYGDLVANLVLGFTLVWLPLSLAAVFRAFFLRYRFTDVRVTVISGLTGQDRSDFSYEVVKDVQVVPRFIGEWGDVIITLKDGTKVDLRSVPKFREIAKYCLSMADKQTA
- the LOC121798606 gene encoding heavy metal-associated isoprenylated plant protein 3-like, with protein sequence MSEKNKKSNGEQHKEEDGSESKKKESGGNATVVLKTDLHCQGCTSKILKCIRTFEGVETADIANGQITVVGKMEPAKLRERVEKKTLKKVEVVTPKAKKGDDKDKDKDKARNGEKKKEDNAEKKKEPPQDKNNANKSDEKKSKDKEPSVTTTQLTVHLHCEGCIQKIQKIIMKTKGYKDMKIDKQKEIVTVTGVVDMKALAEALKKNLKRDVQVVPAKKENPGGEKGKGGGDKGKSGGGDGGGKAGGGDNNKMQVQVLNQYPYPYPYPIVYESGQFNYNTYAYGPSHAPQLFSDENPNACSLM